In Candidatus Rokuibacteriota bacterium, the genomic window TGGGGATCAGCCAGAAGACGCGACCGACGGCGTAACTGAGCACGCCAACCCCCCTGTAGCCTTAGAACGGGGGCGAAGCCCCCCTCCGAGCTTCAATACTCCGCGGGCACCTTCACCCGGCCCTGGGCGTCGTACAGGTACACCGCGCCCGCCTCCTCGTCGCGGGTCTTCTTGTGAGAACCGTCGCAGAAGGGTTTGTTCTTGGACAGCCCGCAGCCGCAGACCCAGATCGTCTGGCCGCCCTGCTCGACTTTGTACGGCTCGCTCCGGTCGTGCTTCACGAGTCTGGCCACTCGATCACCTCCTTTTCGATGCGGAGAGCATTGTACCGCACCGCGCGAGATTCTGCGATATGATGGGACCGCGATGGCGCCGATCGCGCTCACGATTCTTCCCGAGAACCGCCAGCTC contains:
- a CDS encoding CDGSH iron-sulfur domain-containing protein, yielding MARLVKHDRSEPYKVEQGGQTIWVCGCGLSKNKPFCDGSHKKTRDEEAGAVYLYDAQGRVKVPAEY